The Akkermansia sp. N21116 genome includes a region encoding these proteins:
- a CDS encoding shikimate dehydrogenase, which translates to MKIYYTLDDLEQDGLPTEDGISPRLAVIGHPIMHSKSPQMHQAALDSAGIRCKYIKIEVQPEEFTQVIELLKSLDFIGVNVTVPYKSAAAALAEDCDRLVIATEAANTLVFPRDGNPMAAFNTDGPGFVRAIRECFSVDIRDLKIVLLGANGGAGTALAHTCAMNRCERLTLVARSLEKITPLQKDLSPFFTDEHRLEGAADRLRTIAMNSPYLEEAISDADLIVNATTLGLKQTDASPIPSSYIQPHHLVYDLITHSDVLQQEAREQGARTADGLSMLLHQGALSFERWFGYSPDMQAMRKALHI; encoded by the coding sequence ATGAAAATCTACTATACCCTCGATGATCTGGAACAAGACGGACTCCCCACGGAAGACGGAATCTCTCCCCGTCTTGCCGTAATCGGCCACCCGATCATGCATTCCAAATCCCCCCAAATGCATCAGGCAGCCCTTGACTCTGCGGGCATCCGCTGCAAATACATTAAGATTGAAGTACAACCGGAGGAATTCACGCAAGTCATCGAACTTCTGAAATCCCTGGACTTTATCGGAGTCAATGTCACGGTTCCCTACAAATCGGCAGCAGCAGCCCTGGCGGAGGACTGCGACCGACTGGTTATCGCCACCGAAGCCGCCAACACCCTCGTCTTCCCGAGGGACGGTAATCCGATGGCAGCCTTTAATACAGATGGTCCGGGATTCGTCCGGGCCATCCGCGAATGTTTTTCCGTCGATATCCGGGATCTTAAAATCGTTCTTCTGGGGGCCAACGGAGGAGCCGGTACGGCACTGGCACACACATGCGCCATGAACCGTTGCGAACGCTTGACGCTCGTCGCCAGATCCTTGGAAAAAATAACTCCGTTGCAGAAAGACCTCTCTCCTTTCTTCACCGACGAACATCGTCTAGAAGGAGCAGCCGACCGTCTGCGCACCATCGCCATGAATTCTCCCTATCTGGAAGAAGCCATCAGCGATGCCGACCTGATCGTCAACGCAACCACTCTTGGGCTAAAACAGACGGACGCATCCCCCATACCCTCGTCCTACATTCAACCCCATCACCTGGTTTACGACCTCATCACCCATTCCGATGTCCTGCAGCAGGAAGCCCGGGAACAGGGAGCCCGCACCGCAGACGGCCTTTCCATGCTCCTGCACCAGGGAGCCTTGTCCTTCGAACGCTGGTTCGGCTATTCCCCGGACATGCAGGCTATGAGAAAGGCGCTCCACATCTGA
- a CDS encoding A/G-specific adenine glycosylase, whose amino-acid sequence MPAFSIQDFRKTLLTWFRRDGKTYPWRETEDPWHILVSEIMLQQTTIPTVLARYSEWMHRFPSPLELAQATEEQALRSWEGLGYYRRVRSLQATARAVVEQYDGIFPRDKNLLMQLPGIGEYTAGAVLSFAFNIPAPIVDANVSRVIARLDNYRESVDSTPGKKYMWKRAEELVDRDDPRRFNSAIMELGQTYCKPQGPDCLLCPVRPFCSAENPDALPVKTPRPETTRLVHHDIICINGETILMEKQEDGKRHEGMYRFPQRTEQETSSFPIVMKQNYSVTRYKITRFLHLVPPAGIRPEKGESFVSLDAIEDLPLASPDRKVLSSQSFRKILRERKSS is encoded by the coding sequence ATGCCCGCATTCTCTATTCAAGACTTTCGAAAAACCCTGCTCACTTGGTTCCGCCGGGACGGGAAAACCTATCCGTGGAGGGAAACGGAAGATCCCTGGCACATCCTCGTTTCTGAGATCATGCTCCAGCAAACAACGATACCGACCGTACTGGCCAGGTATTCCGAATGGATGCATCGTTTTCCCTCCCCTCTGGAGCTCGCACAAGCTACGGAAGAACAAGCCCTCCGCTCATGGGAAGGACTCGGTTACTACCGCCGCGTCCGATCCCTCCAGGCCACCGCCCGGGCAGTCGTCGAACAATACGACGGTATCTTCCCCCGGGATAAAAACCTCCTGATGCAACTGCCGGGTATCGGTGAATACACCGCTGGGGCCGTCCTTTCCTTCGCGTTCAACATCCCCGCTCCCATCGTGGATGCCAATGTTTCGCGCGTCATCGCCCGGCTGGACAACTACCGGGAAAGCGTCGATTCCACCCCCGGCAAAAAATACATGTGGAAGCGCGCGGAGGAACTCGTTGACCGGGACGACCCCCGAAGATTCAACTCTGCCATCATGGAACTGGGACAAACCTATTGCAAACCACAAGGGCCGGACTGCCTTTTGTGCCCGGTTCGCCCCTTCTGCTCTGCCGAGAATCCCGACGCACTCCCCGTCAAAACGCCACGCCCGGAGACAACCCGCCTCGTCCACCACGACATCATCTGCATAAATGGAGAAACCATCCTCATGGAAAAACAGGAAGACGGCAAACGCCATGAGGGCATGTACCGATTCCCCCAGCGTACGGAACAGGAAACCTCCTCCTTCCCCATCGTCATGAAGCAGAACTATAGTGTTACCCGGTATAAAATCACCCGTTTCCTGCACTTGGTCCCTCCTGCCGGAATCCGTCCTGAAAAAGGGGAATCATTTGTCAGTCTGGACGCCATCGAAGACCTCCCTCTGGCATCTCCTGATCGCAAGGTATTGAGTTCTCAATCATTCAGGAAGATTCTGCGCGAAAGAAAATCCTCTTGA
- a CDS encoding bifunctional proline dehydrogenase/L-glutamate gamma-semialdehyde dehydrogenase, whose product MNDTSLTDLTTQAQNGTWDDTTLANKAVELAEHILRLSNQGMRWSEKKQARQMARMMNDPAGKAFTITMADRIFRPSAPEKAAEEFRYLLDGYGVPHYLSKPEQLAMSIAKKASEFFPGLVIPSVKGEIRNQSRTVILPSEDGKLNAHIKRRKKDGIRLNINQLGEAVLGETEAHHRLQQIVELLCNPLCNYISVKLSSVYSQISLLNREETIKQLQDRLRVLFRTAIEHGIPGSDGHKKPKFVNLDMEEYRDLHLTCEAFKRTLMEEEFMNLEAGIVLQAYLPDSWEEQKKLCDWTKERVQAGGARIKIRIVKGANLAMEQAEASIHGWPQAPYESKEMTDANYKRMLHYGCQKEHAQYVRLGIASHNIFDLSYAILLREQNGVRESVELEMLEGMANQQARILINIAGDLLLYAPVVRKQDFPNAISYLVRRLDENTGEENFLHDVFGMTPGSQEWENQKKRFLKACASYEKVKYGPNRKQNRALDAPLPFAPGDDFFNEPDTDWALPHHQDWLLHWLEEEKKTAPSEIPLVIDGQECTSHLWGVGRNPSDADNEFYKFAYADYDLVEKAVTVAQDAQASWASTPVEERQAILCRTAEEISNMRGLAIAAMTRDAGKAPFEGDVEVSEAIDFCRYYAEGLTQPGMTDGLTQKPLGTVCITAPWNFPFAIPTGSVAAALMAGNTVIFKPAPQSVYTAFLIAQAFWKAGVPKNVLQFVPAPPNEIGQKLVTHPDISCVMLTGSYATGRKFKTWRPDLHLLAETSGKNAIIITATADLDLAVKDLVKSAFGHSGQKCSAASLAIIEASVYDNPAFLRQLRDAAASLKVGPSTEPDSIVIPVIREPEGHLLRALTELEPGEEWLLKPERVRDNPNLWTPGIRIGVKPGSWFHRTECFGPVLGLIRAESLEEAILIQNDSNFGLTGGIHSLDEREIAEWKSKIQVGNAYINRPITGAIVRRQSFGGWKNSCMGPGAKTGGPNYLVALGTWEENELPQHLSTPGERIANLVEKLCRDLPDDAKRIRAAAGSQAKWWNEEFGIEHDPSKIQGEDNIFRYIPEKSLVVRMKEDATNCDIALLILAAKLTGVATELSMDQKRSWISGYGDHNVTVIEESEETLRSRIPAIAKNTRILRSPECPVALRKAAEDAGMTVLDMPVLANGRLELLNWFHEQAISETIHRYGNIVPRPGTL is encoded by the coding sequence ATGAACGATACCTCTCTCACGGATTTGACAACTCAAGCCCAAAACGGCACATGGGATGATACAACGCTTGCCAACAAAGCCGTCGAATTGGCAGAACACATACTCAGGTTGTCAAACCAGGGTATGCGCTGGAGCGAGAAAAAACAGGCCAGACAAATGGCCCGTATGATGAACGATCCGGCAGGCAAGGCCTTCACCATCACTATGGCTGACCGCATCTTCCGCCCGTCAGCTCCTGAGAAAGCAGCCGAAGAATTCCGCTATCTTCTGGACGGTTACGGCGTACCGCACTACCTCAGCAAGCCGGAGCAGCTTGCCATGAGCATTGCCAAGAAAGCTTCGGAATTCTTTCCAGGGCTCGTCATTCCATCCGTCAAAGGAGAAATCCGCAATCAGAGTCGCACCGTCATTCTGCCATCCGAAGACGGTAAACTCAATGCTCATATCAAACGCCGCAAAAAAGATGGCATTCGGCTCAATATCAACCAGCTAGGCGAAGCCGTCCTCGGTGAAACGGAAGCCCATCACCGCCTCCAGCAAATCGTGGAGTTGCTCTGCAATCCGCTTTGCAACTACATTTCTGTCAAGCTCTCTTCCGTATATAGCCAGATCAGCCTGCTCAACCGGGAAGAAACAATCAAACAGCTCCAAGACCGTCTGAGGGTTCTGTTCAGGACTGCCATCGAACACGGAATCCCGGGATCCGACGGACATAAAAAGCCCAAGTTCGTCAACCTGGACATGGAGGAATACCGCGATCTTCACCTTACGTGTGAAGCTTTCAAGCGTACCCTCATGGAAGAAGAGTTCATGAATCTGGAGGCCGGTATCGTCCTTCAAGCCTATCTCCCCGACTCGTGGGAAGAACAGAAAAAACTCTGCGACTGGACCAAAGAACGCGTTCAGGCAGGAGGAGCCCGCATCAAGATCCGCATCGTCAAGGGAGCCAATCTTGCCATGGAACAAGCCGAAGCCTCCATCCACGGATGGCCGCAAGCTCCTTATGAAAGCAAGGAAATGACGGATGCCAATTACAAGCGCATGCTTCATTACGGTTGTCAAAAGGAACACGCCCAATACGTCCGTCTTGGTATTGCCTCCCACAACATCTTCGATCTCAGCTACGCCATTCTCCTCCGGGAACAAAACGGAGTCCGCGAATCAGTGGAACTGGAAATGCTCGAAGGCATGGCCAACCAGCAGGCCCGCATTCTCATCAACATCGCCGGAGACCTTCTCCTCTACGCCCCTGTCGTACGCAAACAGGATTTTCCGAACGCCATTTCTTATCTCGTACGTCGCCTTGATGAAAACACGGGTGAAGAGAATTTCCTCCACGATGTCTTCGGAATGACCCCCGGTTCCCAGGAATGGGAAAACCAGAAAAAGCGCTTTCTCAAAGCCTGCGCGTCCTACGAAAAAGTCAAATACGGCCCCAATCGCAAACAAAACCGGGCCTTGGACGCTCCGCTTCCCTTTGCCCCCGGCGACGATTTTTTCAATGAACCGGATACCGATTGGGCTCTTCCCCACCACCAGGACTGGCTCCTCCACTGGCTCGAAGAAGAAAAGAAAACAGCACCTTCCGAAATTCCCCTCGTCATCGACGGTCAAGAATGCACCTCACACCTTTGGGGAGTCGGACGTAATCCTTCCGACGCCGACAACGAATTCTATAAATTCGCCTACGCAGACTACGATCTCGTCGAAAAAGCTGTCACTGTCGCTCAAGATGCCCAGGCATCGTGGGCCTCGACACCAGTCGAAGAACGCCAAGCCATCTTGTGCCGTACCGCCGAGGAAATTTCCAACATGCGAGGATTAGCTATCGCCGCCATGACGAGGGATGCCGGGAAAGCCCCCTTCGAAGGAGACGTCGAGGTCAGCGAAGCCATCGACTTCTGCCGTTACTATGCCGAAGGACTCACCCAGCCCGGCATGACCGACGGATTGACCCAGAAACCTTTGGGAACCGTTTGTATTACCGCCCCGTGGAATTTCCCATTCGCCATTCCGACAGGAAGCGTCGCCGCCGCCCTCATGGCGGGTAACACCGTTATTTTCAAACCTGCACCGCAATCGGTCTACACAGCTTTCCTCATTGCCCAGGCATTCTGGAAAGCCGGAGTTCCGAAAAACGTTCTTCAATTCGTCCCCGCACCACCTAACGAAATCGGTCAGAAACTCGTCACCCATCCCGACATTTCATGCGTCATGCTGACAGGGTCCTACGCCACCGGGCGCAAGTTCAAAACCTGGAGGCCCGATCTCCATCTTCTGGCGGAAACCAGCGGTAAGAACGCCATCATCATCACTGCCACGGCAGATCTCGACCTCGCCGTCAAAGATCTCGTTAAAAGCGCATTCGGCCACTCCGGACAAAAATGCTCCGCGGCCAGCCTTGCCATTATCGAAGCTTCCGTGTACGACAATCCCGCTTTCCTGCGACAGCTCCGCGATGCGGCCGCCAGCCTCAAAGTAGGCCCGTCCACCGAACCGGACAGCATCGTCATCCCCGTCATCCGTGAACCGGAAGGTCATCTCCTCCGGGCTCTGACGGAATTGGAACCCGGCGAAGAATGGCTGCTCAAGCCGGAACGCGTCCGTGACAATCCCAATCTTTGGACTCCCGGCATCCGCATCGGCGTCAAACCCGGCTCATGGTTCCACAGGACGGAATGCTTCGGGCCAGTCCTCGGCCTCATCCGCGCGGAAAGCTTGGAGGAAGCGATTCTCATCCAGAATGACTCCAACTTTGGCCTCACCGGCGGTATCCACTCCCTCGACGAACGTGAAATCGCCGAATGGAAAAGTAAAATTCAGGTCGGCAACGCTTATATCAACCGTCCGATCACAGGAGCCATCGTCCGCCGTCAATCCTTTGGCGGCTGGAAGAATTCCTGCATGGGCCCCGGAGCCAAAACAGGCGGTCCCAATTACCTCGTCGCCCTCGGGACGTGGGAAGAAAACGAACTTCCCCAGCACCTCAGCACCCCCGGAGAACGCATCGCCAACCTGGTGGAAAAACTTTGCCGCGATCTTCCGGACGATGCCAAGCGCATCCGCGCTGCAGCCGGTTCCCAGGCCAAATGGTGGAATGAGGAATTCGGCATCGAACACGATCCCTCCAAAATTCAAGGAGAAGACAACATTTTCCGTTACATCCCGGAAAAATCCCTTGTTGTCCGCATGAAGGAAGATGCAACCAACTGTGACATCGCCCTCCTTATCCTCGCCGCCAAGCTCACCGGAGTCGCCACCGAACTTAGCATGGATCAAAAACGTTCCTGGATCTCCGGCTACGGGGATCATAACGTCACGGTCATCGAAGAATCCGAGGAAACCCTGCGATCGCGTATCCCCGCCATCGCTAAAAACACGCGTATCCTCCGCAGTCCGGAATGTCCCGTCGCCCTCCGTAAAGCGGCCGAAGATGCCGGTATGACCGTACTGGACATGCCCGTACTCGCCAATGGCCGGCTCGAACTTCTCAACTGGTTCCACGAACAGGCGATTTCGGAAACCATCCACCGCTACGGCAACATTGTTCCCCGCCCGGGAACACTATAA
- a CDS encoding tryptophanase, with the protein MNQNSSSTVQFYNGEQLPLELHKVRVVQKLHLVPVERRLEAIGEAGYNTFQLSTYDVFLDMLTDSGVNAMSDNQIAAMFRADDAYAGSQSFGRLAEAVKEVFGKEYLLPVHQGRAAENIISRAFVKPGDVVPMNYHFTTTHAHIDLNGGTIEELVADEALELTSINPFKGNMDIAKLRDCIKRNGVDKIPFIRMEASTNLIGGQPFSIANLREVRSVCDEYGIMLVLDASLIGENAYFIKKREEEFQNSTCGEILLAMCDLADLVYFSARKVSSSRGGGICSNNKEIINKMQHLVPLFEGFLTYGGISVREIEAMAVGLRETTDETVISQSPSFIEYFIGEMVRLGIPCVTPAGGLGAHIDAGSFLPHIPQSEYPAGALAAAFFIASGVRGMERGTLSSVRDKDGNDILADVELLRLAFPRRVFTLSQVRYVADRMKWLYDNRDLIGGLEFVEEPPVLRFFMGRLRAKSDWPQKLAAKFRQDFGESL; encoded by the coding sequence ATGAATCAGAATTCATCCAGCACTGTCCAGTTTTATAACGGAGAACAACTCCCTCTTGAATTGCACAAAGTTCGCGTCGTGCAAAAGCTTCACCTCGTTCCAGTCGAACGCCGATTGGAAGCCATCGGAGAAGCCGGCTACAATACATTCCAATTGAGTACCTATGATGTCTTTCTGGACATGCTTACGGACTCCGGTGTCAACGCCATGAGCGACAACCAGATCGCCGCCATGTTCCGCGCCGACGATGCCTACGCCGGTTCCCAAAGCTTCGGTCGTCTCGCCGAAGCCGTCAAAGAAGTCTTCGGCAAAGAATACCTCCTGCCCGTCCACCAGGGACGCGCTGCGGAAAACATCATCTCCCGTGCGTTCGTCAAACCCGGAGATGTCGTCCCCATGAACTACCACTTCACGACGACGCATGCCCATATCGACCTCAACGGCGGTACTATTGAAGAGCTCGTTGCCGACGAAGCCCTGGAACTCACCAGCATCAATCCCTTCAAAGGCAACATGGACATTGCCAAACTCCGCGATTGCATCAAGCGCAACGGAGTCGACAAAATCCCCTTCATTCGCATGGAGGCATCCACCAACCTCATCGGAGGCCAGCCCTTCTCCATCGCCAACCTGAGAGAAGTGCGTTCCGTCTGCGACGAATACGGCATCATGCTCGTTCTCGATGCCTCCCTCATCGGAGAAAACGCCTACTTCATCAAGAAGCGCGAAGAAGAATTCCAGAACTCCACCTGCGGAGAAATCCTGCTTGCCATGTGCGATCTGGCGGATCTCGTGTATTTCTCCGCCCGCAAAGTATCCTCTTCCCGCGGCGGCGGCATTTGCTCCAATAACAAGGAGATCATCAACAAGATGCAGCATCTCGTCCCCCTGTTCGAAGGATTCCTTACCTACGGCGGCATCTCTGTCCGTGAAATCGAAGCCATGGCCGTCGGTCTGCGCGAAACGACCGATGAAACAGTTATTTCGCAGAGCCCGTCCTTCATCGAATACTTCATCGGCGAAATGGTTCGTCTCGGCATCCCCTGCGTCACACCAGCCGGCGGTCTCGGTGCTCATATCGACGCCGGTTCCTTCCTGCCGCACATCCCGCAAAGCGAATACCCGGCCGGAGCTCTGGCCGCCGCCTTCTTCATCGCCTCCGGCGTACGCGGCATGGAACGCGGTACCCTCTCCAGCGTGCGCGACAAGGACGGCAATGATATCCTCGCCGATGTCGAATTGCTCCGTCTCGCCTTCCCTCGCCGCGTGTTCACTCTCTCCCAGGTCCGTTACGTCGCCGACCGCATGAAGTGGCTCTATGACAACCGCGATCTGATCGGAGGACTTGAATTCGTCGAAGAACCGCCCGTTCTGCGTTTCTTCATGGGGCGTCTTCGTGCCAAGTCCGACTGGCCACAGAAGCTCGCCGCCAAATTCCGCCAGGACTTCGGCGAAAGCCTCTAA
- a CDS encoding sodium-translocating pyrophosphatase — protein MLTNEQLFWAIPFASVCALLFAFIFFWKMKREGEGTETMQKIAQHVRVGAMAYLKQQYKIVAIFFVLITLIFAWLAYGLHIQNVWVPFAFISGGFFSGLAGYIGMKTATYASNRVANACRNSLDAGLQIAFRSGAVLGLTVVGLAMLDIGAWYYILNYFYSDMVQNERLVIITTTMLTFGMGASLQALFARVGGGIFTKAADVGADLVGKVEAGIPEDDPRNPATIADNVGDNVGDVAGMGADLYESYCGSILASAALGAAAYYTVPDEAIKAVLAPMLVAALGTVLSIIGVYVVRVKRGATQTELMAALNRGINLSSFLIAIASAFLLKLIGLNNWAGIWGAIVTGLVVGIIIGKATEHYTSHDSRPCRKIAESAQTGPATVIISGIGIGMVSTCIPVITIVIGTILAYGLASGDWHFTGEDISSGLYGIGMAAVGMLSTLGLTLATDAYGPISDNAGGNAEMSGLEEEVRRRTDALDALGNTTAATGKGFAIGSAALTALALLASYIEELKIAIKHWSESTGETVYKINEALSVPVSEITNCSLGKFMDYFQVTLMNPKVLMGLFIGAMMSFLFCGLTMNAVGRAAEKMVTEVRRQFREIKGILTGDAEPDYVRCVEISTAGAQHEMIWPSVLAVITPILTGVVLGVPGVFGLLAGGLASGFVLAIFMANSGGAWDNAKKYIEQGNHGGKGSEAHKASVIGDTVGDPFKDTSGPSLNILIKLMSMVSIVTAGVNIAITLL, from the coding sequence ATGTTAACTAACGAACAACTCTTTTGGGCAATTCCATTTGCCTCAGTGTGTGCGCTCTTGTTTGCATTTATCTTCTTCTGGAAGATGAAACGCGAGGGAGAGGGGACTGAAACCATGCAGAAAATTGCCCAGCATGTCCGCGTGGGGGCAATGGCCTACCTGAAGCAGCAATACAAGATTGTCGCTATCTTTTTTGTATTGATCACGCTTATTTTCGCCTGGTTGGCCTATGGACTTCACATTCAAAACGTGTGGGTTCCCTTCGCATTCATTTCCGGTGGTTTTTTCTCAGGCCTTGCCGGGTATATCGGGATGAAGACGGCTACTTATGCGTCCAACCGCGTAGCAAATGCCTGCCGTAATTCTCTTGATGCCGGTTTGCAGATCGCTTTCCGTTCGGGAGCCGTTCTCGGATTGACGGTAGTCGGCCTGGCCATGCTCGACATCGGCGCATGGTATTATATATTGAACTATTTCTATAGCGACATGGTTCAGAATGAACGCTTGGTCATTATTACGACAACCATGTTGACGTTTGGTATGGGGGCATCCCTCCAAGCTCTCTTTGCCCGCGTGGGCGGAGGTATTTTCACGAAGGCCGCCGATGTGGGCGCCGACCTTGTCGGTAAGGTTGAGGCCGGTATCCCGGAAGACGACCCCCGCAATCCTGCTACGATCGCCGATAACGTGGGTGACAACGTGGGGGACGTGGCCGGTATGGGCGCCGATTTGTACGAATCCTATTGCGGTTCCATCCTGGCTTCCGCCGCTTTGGGCGCCGCCGCTTATTATACGGTTCCCGACGAAGCGATTAAAGCTGTACTTGCTCCGATGCTGGTGGCTGCCCTCGGCACCGTACTTTCCATTATCGGCGTGTATGTCGTCCGCGTGAAGCGCGGTGCGACGCAGACGGAACTGATGGCGGCCTTGAACCGTGGCATCAACCTCAGCTCCTTCCTGATTGCCATTGCCTCCGCGTTCCTCCTCAAATTGATTGGCTTGAACAACTGGGCCGGTATCTGGGGAGCAATCGTAACCGGCCTCGTCGTCGGCATTATTATCGGCAAGGCGACGGAACACTACACTTCCCACGATAGCCGCCCATGCCGCAAGATCGCCGAAAGCGCCCAGACCGGCCCGGCTACCGTGATTATCTCCGGCATCGGTATTGGCATGGTTTCCACTTGCATTCCGGTGATTACGATCGTGATCGGAACGATTCTTGCCTATGGCCTTGCCTCCGGTGACTGGCACTTTACGGGAGAAGACATCAGCAGCGGCCTCTACGGCATTGGCATGGCTGCCGTCGGGATGCTTTCTACCCTGGGATTAACCTTGGCTACGGATGCCTACGGTCCCATTTCCGACAATGCCGGCGGCAATGCCGAAATGAGCGGTCTTGAAGAAGAAGTTCGCCGCCGTACGGATGCCCTGGATGCCTTGGGCAATACGACGGCTGCTACCGGCAAGGGGTTTGCCATCGGTTCCGCCGCATTGACGGCGCTGGCGCTTCTGGCTTCCTATATTGAAGAACTCAAGATCGCCATCAAGCACTGGTCCGAATCCACCGGTGAGACGGTGTATAAGATTAATGAAGCCTTGAGCGTTCCTGTCTCTGAAATTACCAATTGTTCCCTGGGCAAATTCATGGATTACTTCCAGGTAACGCTGATGAATCCCAAGGTGTTGATGGGGCTTTTCATTGGAGCTATGATGTCCTTCCTGTTCTGCGGGTTGACGATGAATGCCGTTGGTCGTGCTGCCGAGAAGATGGTCACGGAAGTTCGCCGCCAGTTCCGCGAAATCAAAGGTATTCTGACGGGAGACGCCGAACCGGACTATGTCCGCTGTGTGGAAATATCGACGGCCGGAGCCCAGCATGAAATGATTTGGCCGTCCGTCTTGGCTGTGATCACCCCGATTCTGACGGGAGTAGTCCTCGGGGTTCCTGGCGTGTTCGGACTTTTGGCGGGAGGTCTTGCCTCCGGCTTCGTGCTGGCTATTTTCATGGCCAACTCCGGTGGCGCCTGGGACAATGCTAAAAAGTATATCGAACAGGGAAATCACGGAGGCAAGGGGTCTGAAGCTCATAAAGCTTCCGTCATCGGCGATACCGTTGGTGACCCCTTCAAGGATACCTCAGGTCCTTCCTTGAACATTCTCATTAAACTGATGAGCATGGTCTCTATCGTGACCGCCGGTGTGAATATTGCGATTACACTGCTGTAA
- a CDS encoding sigma-70 family RNA polymerase sigma factor, translating to MSFNFPIQDTEPDDKMLSEFAERTRKTLIARLENWEDQKTWDEFYRTYWRLIYSVALKAGLREDEAWDVVQETILSIAKQSKKNMYDPSQGSFKLWLWNMTRWRINDQFRRRKKDTAMLISPRQEESDEHPIETIPDEGKNSFEQLWEQEWQKNLIKAAIDRVKAVVSPKQFQVFDYYVLREWNVSKVCSHLGVSIAQVYLAKHRVGAALKKELNYLMDQAKDPSDPKHSRKK from the coding sequence ATGTCATTCAATTTTCCCATTCAAGATACCGAGCCGGACGACAAAATGCTTTCCGAATTTGCGGAACGCACGCGGAAGACGTTGATTGCCAGGCTTGAAAATTGGGAAGACCAGAAGACGTGGGACGAATTCTACCGAACCTACTGGCGCCTCATTTACTCTGTCGCCCTGAAAGCCGGGCTTCGTGAAGACGAAGCCTGGGATGTTGTTCAGGAAACGATTCTTTCCATCGCCAAGCAGAGTAAAAAAAATATGTACGATCCCTCCCAGGGTTCATTCAAGCTCTGGCTCTGGAACATGACCCGCTGGCGTATCAACGATCAGTTCAGACGCCGTAAAAAAGATACAGCCATGCTCATTTCCCCCCGCCAGGAAGAATCCGACGAGCATCCGATCGAAACGATTCCCGATGAAGGCAAAAACAGCTTCGAACAACTCTGGGAGCAGGAATGGCAGAAGAATCTCATCAAAGCGGCCATTGACCGCGTCAAGGCAGTCGTCTCCCCCAAACAGTTCCAAGTATTTGACTACTATGTCCTCAGGGAATGGAATGTTTCCAAAGTTTGCAGTCATCTCGGAGTCAGCATCGCCCAGGTATACCTGGCTAAACACCGGGTCGGTGCAGCTCTAAAAAAAGAACTGAACTATCTGATGGATCAAGCTAAAGACCCATCCGATCCCAAGCATAGCAGGAAGAAGTAA